The proteins below are encoded in one region of Cololabis saira isolate AMF1-May2022 chromosome 21, fColSai1.1, whole genome shotgun sequence:
- the atf4b gene encoding activating transcription factor 4b, producing the protein MTMMMTSSQFGPDDMEALLWGPSSPMADVLDSMFTHPDKDGQQEGGGTLPTGETSPSSPFISSSLSSSSSPPFYSPPSSPPAVLLYGDKAESDLLPLPWLDPPGQLRCSQTLSDERRENALSDLDWMAERVDLSEFDLDRLIDSCGPDDEPPDPPEELLASLDCSMELDSFPLPTLSTPELPTLAPAPFPDPSSPTHPTVCSDPSVIITEDESEPHIDGQEVPSSPICVPEPQEELEIKSEPVSPVVDSPSSPDFTLDLGSEVDVSESEVKPVVAAVIPQVPKIVLSLAPTRIVLVLAPKGGIAATPEVIQCSPPASPPQRSPRTRPYPEPTRGASPPSTSSIVEVKSPRAAGRAERTSLKAPKDKKTKKMEQNKTAATRYRQKKKVEQDSLLSEYAVLERKNMELTEKAESMAREIAYLKELMEEVHQARLRKGLSADP; encoded by the exons ATGACCATGATGATGACCAGCTCACAGTTTGGCCCGGACGACATGGAGGCCCTTCTCTGGGGGCCTTCCTCTCCCATGGCTGACGTCCTGGACTCCATGTTCACACACCCTGACAAAGATGGACAACAGGAAGGAGGAGGAACCTTGCCGACAGGGGAGACTTCACCTTCGTCACCCTTCATCTCCTCATCGctgtcttcttcttcctctcctcccttcTACTCACCTCCTTCCTCACCGCCGGCTGTTCTCCTCTACGGGGACAAAGCTGAGTCTGACCTGCTTCCCCTCCCTTGGTTGGACCCGCCTGGTCAGCTGAGATGCAGCCAGACGCTCTCAGATGAAAGGAGAG AGAATGCTCTCAGTGACCTGGACTGGATGGCCGAGAGGGTTGATCTCAGTGAATTTGACCTGGACCGCCTGATTGACTCCTGCGGTCCCGATGACGAGCCGCCCGACCCTCCAGAGGAGCTGCTCGCCTCCCTGGATTGCTCCATGGAGCTCGACTCCTTCCCGCTGCCAACTCTGTCGACCCCCGAGCTCCCGACTCTCGCCCCTGCTCCTTTTCCAGACCCATCCTCTCCCACCCATCCCACAGTCTGTTCAGATCCATCCGTTATTATCACAGAGGATGAGTCTGAACCTCACATTGACGGGCAAGAGGTCCCCTCATCCCCGATCTGTGTCCCAGAGCCACAGGAGGAGCTCGAGATCAAATCTGAGCCCGTTTCCCCGGTGGTCGACTCTCCTTCCTCCCCAGACTTCACTCTAGACCTGGGCAGTGAGGTGGATGTCTCCGAGAGCGAGGTTAAGCCCGTGGTAGCCGCTGTGATCCCTCAGGTCCCAAAGATCGTCCTCTCCCTTGCCCCCACCCGCATCGTCCTCGTGCTGGCCCCTAAAGGCGGGATCGCCGCCACACCAGAGGTAATTCAGTGCTCCCCGCCAGCTTCCCCTCCCCAGAGATCCCCCAGGACCAGGCCGTACCCCGAGCCGACGCGCGGGGCCAGTCCGCCCTCCACCAGTAGCATAGTTGAAGTAAAGTCGCCCCGGGCTGCAGGTAGAGCTGAGAGGACGAGTCTGAAGGCTCCCAAGGACAAGAAGACGAAGAAGATGGAGCAGAATAAGACGGCTGCCACGCGCTACAGGCAGAAGAAGAAAGTGGAGCAGGATTCGCTCCTCTCAGAGTACGCCGTCCTGGAGAGGAAGAACATGGAGCTGACGGAGAAGGCTGAGTCCATGGCCAGGGAGATCGCCTACCTGAAGGAGCTGATGGAGGAGGTTCACCAGGCCAGACTAAGGAAAGGTCTTAGTGCAGACCCCTGA
- the LOC133422448 gene encoding uncharacterized protein LOC133422448 isoform X1, whose amino-acid sequence MKSTVPDELSESLYEDPDALSPVSVGSGPEVKVKPTPLPRNKSWVMPNVYNNLNASSIYESPNQRANTVKEPLRRDQRSPSQEQPQHYMKPRPPSLPPHPRNVYSTAEDQGESHDRSPVNESAAKPQTLRKKPPPTLPKPLDRPPPSPLYYERPSSSMSSRSTSSRGSSMSSSTLSLVSAVFYEDAQQAQATRSMNRPASSSRRSSTSMNNISNSQIRPSPPSFRPPLPPLSPSGSAYYSAREYLTMIPAEDEMSLSGSERLVESDYWNYQYGPDSIYQLKADDIPDLLKWLKVVSRDPGATSPSLYGLSIEEEISLFTERAMNVRRARRLYNLLMMRHKEGLQSCIKDFQSICEKLEQVKKKNKTMGIAGGATGAVGGVAAVAGVALAPITMGISLIATAVGAGMMATAGGLGVHAAKTSQNRVRRTNIEKLVDSYKSEVADLELCLAFILSAMNELQRYDMVRLQTAHAHPEALRMARLSQSVLRSNVDSSGGMSLNHPGGGTSARLLKAFASEMDQYFTEDKGEKLNMSKKSKFSGIVHTLSKNLKEQLDYLIKMWELLN is encoded by the exons ATGAAGTCAACAGTCCCAGATGAACTCTCAGAGTCTCTGTACGAAGACCCGGACGCTCTG TCTCCTGTCTCAGTTGGGAGCGGGCCAGAAGTTAAAGTCAAGCCCACACCTCTACCCAGGAATAAATCCTGGGTTATGCCTAACGTCTACAACAATCTTAATGCGAGCAGCATTTATGAGTCTCCAAACCAGAGGGCCAACACAGTGAAAGAGCCGCTACGTCGTGACCAGCGTTCTCCAAGTCAGGAGCAGCCTCAGCACTACATGAAACCTCGGCCTCCTTCCTTACCACCTCACCCCAGAAATGTGTACTCAACAGCAGAGGACCAGGGGGAGAGTCATGACAGAAGTCCTGTTAATGAGTCGGCTGCCAAG CCTCAAACTCTCAGGAAAAAACCTCCTCCTACTCTTCCAAAGCCGCTAGAccgtcctcctccttctcctctttatTATGAAAGACCCAGTTCTTCAATGAGTTCCAGATCAACG TCATCCAGGGGTTCCTCTATGAGCTCCTCAACGCTGAGTCTGGTCTCAGCAGTTTTTTATGAAGATGCTCAACAAGCACAG GCTACGCGCAGCATGAACAGACCTGCCTCTTCATCTCGACGAAGCTCGACCTCGATGAACAACATCTCAAATTCCCAG ATCAGACCGTCACCACCTTCATTCAGACCACCGCTGCCACCTCTGTCTCCCTCGGGCTCAGCTTACTACAGTGCGAGAGAATACCTGACCATGATACCAGCTGAAGATGAGATG TCCCTGAGTGGGTCGGAGCGTCTCGTGGAGTCAGACTACTGGAACTACCAGTACGGCCCAGACTCCATATATCAGCTGAAAGCAGAT GACATCCCGGACCTGCTGAAATGGTTGAAAGTTGTGTCAA GAGATCCTGGTGCCACGTCTCCGTCACTGTATGGACTCAGTATCGAGGAAGAAATTAG CTTATTTACTGAGAGAGCCATGAATGTTCGAAGGGCCCGTCGTCTCTACAACCTTCTCATGATGAGGCACAAAGAAGGCCTGCAGAGTTGCATCAAGGACTTCCAGTCCATCTGTGAAAAACTGGAACaggtgaagaagaaaaacaagacgatGGGGATTGCTGGAGGAGCGACGGGTGCCGTGGGAGGAGTGGCTGCAGTGGCAGGCGTCGCCTTGGCGCCGATCACCATGGGCATCTCGCTGATCGCCACGGCCGTCGGCGCCGGTATGATGGCGACTGCGGGGGGTTTAGGTGTCCACGCTGCTAAAACCAGCCAAAACAGGGTGAGGCGCACAAACATTGAGAAGTTGGTGGACAGCTACAAGTCGGAGGTGGCTGACCTGGAACTGTGTCTGGCTTTCATCCTGTCTGCGATGAATGAGCTGCAGCGGTACGACATGGTCCGGCTGCAGACGGCCCACGCTCACCCAGAAGCGCTGAGGATGGCCCGTCTGTCCCAGTCTGTGCTCAGGAGCAACGTGGACAGTAGCGGGGGGATGTCTCTCAACCACCCGGGTGGGGGGACATCTGCACGCCTGCTCAAAGCTTTTGCCAGTGAAATGGATCAGTATTTCACCGAAGATAAAGGAGAGAAGCTAAATATGTCAAAAAAGAGCAAGTTTTCAGGAATAGTTCACACTCTGAGCAAAAATCTGAAGGAACAACTCGATTATCTGATTAAAATGTGGGAATTATTGAACTga
- the LOC133422448 gene encoding uncharacterized protein LOC133422448 isoform X2 gives MNSQSLCTKTRTLCIYESPNQRANTVKEPLRRDQRSPSQEQPQHYMKPRPPSLPPHPRNVYSTAEDQGESHDRSPVNESAAKPQTLRKKPPPTLPKPLDRPPPSPLYYERPSSSMSSRSTSSRGSSMSSSTLSLVSAVFYEDAQQAQATRSMNRPASSSRRSSTSMNNISNSQIRPSPPSFRPPLPPLSPSGSAYYSAREYLTMIPAEDEMSLSGSERLVESDYWNYQYGPDSIYQLKADDIPDLLKWLKVVSRDPGATSPSLYGLSIEEEISLFTERAMNVRRARRLYNLLMMRHKEGLQSCIKDFQSICEKLEQVKKKNKTMGIAGGATGAVGGVAAVAGVALAPITMGISLIATAVGAGMMATAGGLGVHAAKTSQNRVRRTNIEKLVDSYKSEVADLELCLAFILSAMNELQRYDMVRLQTAHAHPEALRMARLSQSVLRSNVDSSGGMSLNHPGGGTSARLLKAFASEMDQYFTEDKGEKLNMSKKSKFSGIVHTLSKNLKEQLDYLIKMWELLN, from the exons ATGAACTCTCAGAGTCTCTGTACGAAGACCCGGACGCTCTG CATTTATGAGTCTCCAAACCAGAGGGCCAACACAGTGAAAGAGCCGCTACGTCGTGACCAGCGTTCTCCAAGTCAGGAGCAGCCTCAGCACTACATGAAACCTCGGCCTCCTTCCTTACCACCTCACCCCAGAAATGTGTACTCAACAGCAGAGGACCAGGGGGAGAGTCATGACAGAAGTCCTGTTAATGAGTCGGCTGCCAAG CCTCAAACTCTCAGGAAAAAACCTCCTCCTACTCTTCCAAAGCCGCTAGAccgtcctcctccttctcctctttatTATGAAAGACCCAGTTCTTCAATGAGTTCCAGATCAACG TCATCCAGGGGTTCCTCTATGAGCTCCTCAACGCTGAGTCTGGTCTCAGCAGTTTTTTATGAAGATGCTCAACAAGCACAG GCTACGCGCAGCATGAACAGACCTGCCTCTTCATCTCGACGAAGCTCGACCTCGATGAACAACATCTCAAATTCCCAG ATCAGACCGTCACCACCTTCATTCAGACCACCGCTGCCACCTCTGTCTCCCTCGGGCTCAGCTTACTACAGTGCGAGAGAATACCTGACCATGATACCAGCTGAAGATGAGATG TCCCTGAGTGGGTCGGAGCGTCTCGTGGAGTCAGACTACTGGAACTACCAGTACGGCCCAGACTCCATATATCAGCTGAAAGCAGAT GACATCCCGGACCTGCTGAAATGGTTGAAAGTTGTGTCAA GAGATCCTGGTGCCACGTCTCCGTCACTGTATGGACTCAGTATCGAGGAAGAAATTAG CTTATTTACTGAGAGAGCCATGAATGTTCGAAGGGCCCGTCGTCTCTACAACCTTCTCATGATGAGGCACAAAGAAGGCCTGCAGAGTTGCATCAAGGACTTCCAGTCCATCTGTGAAAAACTGGAACaggtgaagaagaaaaacaagacgatGGGGATTGCTGGAGGAGCGACGGGTGCCGTGGGAGGAGTGGCTGCAGTGGCAGGCGTCGCCTTGGCGCCGATCACCATGGGCATCTCGCTGATCGCCACGGCCGTCGGCGCCGGTATGATGGCGACTGCGGGGGGTTTAGGTGTCCACGCTGCTAAAACCAGCCAAAACAGGGTGAGGCGCACAAACATTGAGAAGTTGGTGGACAGCTACAAGTCGGAGGTGGCTGACCTGGAACTGTGTCTGGCTTTCATCCTGTCTGCGATGAATGAGCTGCAGCGGTACGACATGGTCCGGCTGCAGACGGCCCACGCTCACCCAGAAGCGCTGAGGATGGCCCGTCTGTCCCAGTCTGTGCTCAGGAGCAACGTGGACAGTAGCGGGGGGATGTCTCTCAACCACCCGGGTGGGGGGACATCTGCACGCCTGCTCAAAGCTTTTGCCAGTGAAATGGATCAGTATTTCACCGAAGATAAAGGAGAGAAGCTAAATATGTCAAAAAAGAGCAAGTTTTCAGGAATAGTTCACACTCTGAGCAAAAATCTGAAGGAACAACTCGATTATCTGATTAAAATGTGGGAATTATTGAACTga